From a region of the Streptomyces asoensis genome:
- a CDS encoding DEAD/DEAH box helicase, with protein MKLRAHQVEAVDAIVRGLDSPAGGVPVNGLRGQVHAACGTGKTLMAAAAARRIVPRGRVLVLVPTLDLLVQTVKAWHEAGHKGAAVAVCSLQDEPELWNLGVRCTTNPVQLALWHGHGPVTIYATYASLGVLAEAFEGVYGQQLAPVDLAVVDEAHRTSGSMGKAWADIHDQSVIPAWRRLYMTATPRIWEEQLSREVAEGVRDRLPREMAASMDDEAVFGPVLYKLSLASAISRGLLARYQILVLELQDPIVTPALLMGEKRRSEEVRGQRIGSLQAALLHAMARHNLSTCITFHHRTMEAQAYAEGLEHVAAKLHAERPTEYPSRLWAGWLCGEHPPERRRQVMAGFGSTAQRAVLSNCRVLGEGVDIRAVDSVALLDPKGAPHDIVQAIGRALRQKPGQGKLASLIVPVFLQPGETPEDMFTSGSYRPLVRVLEGLRAHDEEAVELLAIPQEPQKDAAEPSVSIGPPPQDGEEESRLLLRFAAPRDPVMVADWVSFNVIDTEKQDWARGWAKLRTFAERQCHARVPYGHKEGAYPLGQWVAEQRRAYGAGQMSGQRARRLEQLGMVWSPADERFQENLEAARAYYEQHWTLCAPRPATVLDRPVGQWLSNLRRPGALDGHPDWKAALEAVDEDWNPAWPAEWQRHYAALRELVRDEEGRAEVLPGFTVHGMDIGKWLARQRKPEVWQALHNGQRERLERLGITPLVEEPETPVKPSTALVSAFERGVAALAQYKTREGHLTVPRAHVERLEDGTEVKLGVWIMNQKGRRAKLTADKLHQLADLGLEWA; from the coding sequence GTGAAACTGCGTGCCCACCAGGTCGAGGCCGTCGATGCCATCGTGCGGGGCTTGGACTCTCCTGCAGGCGGGGTTCCGGTGAACGGCCTGCGGGGGCAGGTTCATGCTGCGTGCGGGACCGGAAAGACCCTCATGGCTGCTGCTGCAGCGCGACGGATCGTGCCCCGTGGGCGGGTACTGGTTCTGGTGCCGACCCTGGATCTCCTGGTGCAGACGGTGAAGGCATGGCACGAAGCCGGGCACAAAGGAGCGGCTGTTGCCGTGTGCTCGCTCCAGGACGAACCGGAACTGTGGAACCTCGGAGTGCGGTGCACCACGAATCCAGTGCAGCTGGCACTGTGGCATGGCCACGGCCCAGTGACCATCTACGCCACGTACGCGTCACTGGGGGTGCTGGCCGAGGCGTTCGAAGGCGTATACGGACAGCAGTTGGCGCCCGTCGACCTGGCAGTAGTCGATGAGGCACACCGCACGTCCGGCTCGATGGGTAAAGCGTGGGCGGACATCCATGACCAGAGCGTCATCCCAGCCTGGCGGCGGCTCTACATGACGGCGACGCCGCGGATCTGGGAGGAGCAGCTGAGCCGGGAGGTAGCCGAGGGGGTGCGGGATCGACTGCCGCGGGAAATGGCAGCCTCTATGGATGACGAAGCGGTGTTCGGGCCCGTCCTGTACAAGCTCAGTTTGGCGTCTGCCATCTCGCGTGGGCTGCTGGCGCGCTATCAGATCCTTGTGCTGGAACTGCAGGACCCGATCGTCACCCCTGCACTGTTGATGGGTGAAAAGCGGCGCAGTGAAGAGGTGCGCGGCCAGCGGATTGGGTCCTTGCAGGCGGCTCTTCTGCACGCGATGGCGCGGCACAACCTGTCTACGTGCATCACCTTCCACCACCGGACGATGGAGGCACAGGCCTACGCGGAGGGACTCGAACATGTGGCAGCGAAGCTGCATGCCGAACGGCCGACGGAGTACCCGTCGCGCCTTTGGGCGGGCTGGCTGTGCGGTGAGCACCCCCCTGAGCGCCGGCGCCAAGTAATGGCCGGCTTCGGGTCCACGGCACAGCGGGCTGTGCTGTCTAACTGCCGTGTCCTCGGGGAAGGGGTGGACATCCGGGCCGTAGACTCCGTCGCGCTGCTGGACCCAAAAGGGGCCCCGCATGACATCGTCCAGGCCATCGGACGCGCGCTCCGCCAAAAGCCGGGGCAGGGAAAACTCGCCTCACTGATCGTGCCCGTTTTTCTCCAGCCGGGAGAGACGCCGGAGGACATGTTCACCTCCGGGTCGTACCGCCCCTTGGTGAGGGTGTTGGAAGGTCTGCGCGCTCACGACGAAGAGGCTGTCGAGTTGCTCGCGATTCCCCAGGAGCCGCAGAAGGATGCGGCGGAGCCCTCTGTCTCTATCGGGCCGCCGCCTCAGGATGGCGAGGAGGAATCCCGCCTCCTGCTTCGGTTCGCGGCGCCACGGGACCCGGTGATGGTTGCGGACTGGGTGTCGTTCAACGTGATCGATACCGAGAAGCAGGACTGGGCGCGCGGCTGGGCGAAGCTGAGGACGTTCGCCGAGCGCCAGTGCCACGCGCGGGTCCCGTACGGGCACAAGGAGGGCGCCTACCCGCTCGGACAGTGGGTCGCAGAGCAGCGACGGGCCTACGGAGCCGGGCAGATGAGCGGTCAGCGGGCCCGCCGGCTCGAGCAGCTGGGGATGGTGTGGTCGCCGGCGGATGAGCGGTTCCAGGAGAACCTCGAGGCCGCCAGGGCGTACTACGAGCAGCACTGGACGCTGTGCGCGCCTAGGCCGGCCACAGTGCTGGACCGGCCGGTGGGGCAATGGCTCAGCAATTTGCGGCGCCCCGGTGCGCTGGATGGCCACCCCGATTGGAAGGCCGCGCTCGAGGCCGTGGACGAGGACTGGAACCCGGCATGGCCGGCGGAGTGGCAGCGGCACTACGCCGCACTGCGGGAGCTGGTGCGCGATGAGGAGGGCCGGGCGGAGGTGCTGCCCGGGTTCACGGTCCACGGCATGGACATCGGGAAGTGGCTGGCCCGGCAACGTAAGCCCGAGGTCTGGCAGGCCCTTCACAACGGGCAGCGCGAGCGCCTGGAGCGGCTCGGCATCACGCCGCTCGTCGAGGAGCCGGAGACGCCCGTGAAGCCGTCCACGGCGCTCGTGAGTGCCTTCGAGCGGGGCGTTGCAGCCCTGGCGCAGTACAAGACCCGGGAAGGGCACCTGACAGTGCCCAGGGCTCACGTAGAGCGGCTGGAGGACGGCACGGAGGTCAAGCTCGGAGTGTGGATCATGAACCAGAAGGGCCGCCGCGCGAAGCTGACGGCCGATAAGCTTCACCAGCTCGCCGACCTCGGACTGGAGTGGGCGTAG